The DNA window aacctatgtgcccggcctgaggccgggcacccgtcttattcatgttctaacctaacctaacctatccaaaccttttaaaactagtttggattcctttagatctaagcccaccggcaactacgactaactaaacactgatctagctatctggctttcatcagtgcatcaacagcagcataactagtattaaaatagtaatgagtttttattaatgcatatattcacattaaatcttgaatcttaagtctaaaggaatcaaaactagatttaggttaggttaggttagaacatgtatatgaggggcacttgggttcagttcagtcaaaaattatatattatttactattatttatatttgaatgagaatgaaaaatagcaattattttgaatagttttcagaatgagacagacgggtgtggtagggtaaaatctccaatttaaagttcccttattgcgtatatgtaatatgtgtttgcatagtactttactataatggtaagcggttcgtgtaacgaccttgcgcgtctatatttacaagtgtgtgggcagttccctgattccccgttacccgcgacaaacaatagTAGTATCTTTAAGTTGCaacttaactttaaatttattgaacgAACCCAATTCATCGCGCCACAGTTCGGAATATTTTTCTACTAAGCTTTGCACATCTTTATCATCACTTAAAGAGTTAATTTGAGTAGTGATGATTAAGTTGAAGGCAGACATAAAATCTCTGCCTGATAGAGGTGGACctccattttttataacaaatactgtcaattttttttttaaattattaaaaatgacctgaatacaaaaataacctaatggGGAGATTTTATGTCCACTGTACATACACATCGTAACATTACTTTTTGATAGTTTATAATTTGAAAACTTATCACTAAACAATTTATCTGAAATAACGCAAACCCCAGAACCTGAGTCAAGTTCCATAGTCAATTTAACGTTCCTAAAATTAAGTCAACTAGGATAGGTTTATCACTCACGTACCTTATGTTAAAATTTTCACATTCCTCACAAACCTGACGACCTTCGTTGGGCTCGTCATCCCCGACATGGTAAACACCCGAACTCACACTAGAACAAACCTTTTTAAGGTGACCTTTGACCCCACACTTTTGACACCGATACCCTTTGTAACGGCACTTGTCACCACTTCCATGGTTTCTCAGCCCCCACACTTTGCAGCGCGAACTGTCACGCCGATTCGCTGAATCATCTCCGCTCGCGCCAGCGCGGTCGCGCCGAGCCGGTGGAGCGCGGCCAGCGCGGCCTTGAATCTTCGCGCGGAATACCGGCTCCTCCTTGACTTGCACTGCATCGCTCCCGGAGACCGATACCTTCGCCTTCTTAGCACTCTCTGCTTGTTCTGCCAATTCAATAGCTCGAGCCAATGTGAGCGTGGACGGCTTCTGTTCAAATAGCTTATCGCGTTCTGGCCCAGAGCTCAAGCCAAGGACGAAACGATCCAGCAAATTCGTTTCCAAGGCGTTGCCGAAGTCGCAATAGGTTGCAAGACCCCTTAGTCGCGCCGCCCAGTCTCCTAATGACTCGCCTGAACTCCTGCACGCTGCATAGAACTTCGCTTTATCAGCAAATGAACACTGTCTGAGCTTGAAATGGCCGTCGAGTAATGCAAATAGCCCCGCGTAACTAAGAATATCCAACTCGTGAGGGTAAGCCAAGTTACGTACTAAGCGGTACGTTTCATCGGTGATATGCGTTAGCAGAACTCCAATCTTACTTTCTTCGTCcaacactttattaattttcaaaaactgcactaattttcctttaaatattTGCCATTCACTTGTTTTGTGGTCAAATATTTGCAGATTCCCTAGGTAGGCCgacattttatttcttaaaattaacgAGGGTAAGTTATCCCGCCGCGTCGTCACTGAGATGTATGTGGGCAAATAAAACGACCGTCAGTTACGAAGACCGGTGTATTACTAAGTATACTCGTATAGGTATGACTTATGAGTAATGAGATACACATcagtttctccatttattatgatgtttttatcaattttttttacgtttggcaaaacaaattccaaacacttggttttttttgcatttaaaagtaagttattaacagtaaaccagtctgacacatgtgacaaagcacggtttacgtcgtcaaaattatctttttttctatcagtcttaaaaatgagagatgtatcatctgcgaacagtacaatctcacaagtgcccctgacatggtgtggcagatcatttatatacaccagaaacaataagggacccaaaattgagccttgtgggacacccattaaggcagatgatcccttagactttatgtcttttacgcataccctttgaactctatcaaaattcaaaattcaaaattcaaaattcatttatttcaagtaggcctaatataagcacttttgaaacgtcaagtctgtctgtttgtagtgattctaccaccggttcggaaggcagattctaccgagaagaagccggcaagaaactcagcagttgctcttttccaacatcaacaatttacattttgtatttttacattcatttttctatcttgtgagagctgaaagcggagccggatgcttccaagcaaccttatcattaaaaaattcatcaattgtatagtaacctcgctctaataaatgtgttttaacaaattctttaaacttgtgcattggcaggtccaaaatcaccttgataggaggcaattaaattgagtgcaacgtttttgatgccatagtggcttagttttaataacaacgttttgtgttcaacgcaatcgaatgctttggacagatcacagaaaacaccaatggcattctgcgaacgttcccatgcttcgtaaatatgctttataagtcttgcgcctgcatccgttgtactacgacctttagtgaagccgtactgctccggataaagtaagttatttacattaaaatgatttaaaagttgataaagtataattttttcaaagaccttacaaagagttggcaagattgaaataggcctgtaattgttaagatcatttttatgaccggattataaaaggggtattaatttactacatttcattaggttcggaaaaatacccatatcaacacattcattaaaaattacggctagataaggggcaataacgtcaataatgttagaaatgaccatcaccgacataccccacagatcaccggtttttttcaactttaataacctgaaattctttacaatatctattgcagatatatgtttaaaattaaataaaacattgcactctttaacattatctctcaatatacgctgagctgctattggtgaagagcttagagaatctgttaacaaaatgggaacattctaacgaaagtattagcaacctcccggTCAGACTTCACTTtcttgttatcaacaataagttcaaaatccacatcacgagatttagtttttcctgactcgtaattaactattttccaggttgtttgtaatttgttatcagatttcattatactatatttaatgtgtagcgatttcgcattagtgcaaacattcttaaatatttaagagtatttttttacgtgttctacgatagttggagtatgattaaattgtttttcatcatacagctcatacaacttctccctccttttatatatatctacagtagcccagtcactaaattttaatttattactgacattgatgtgcttaaagttgaatactctattaaattcgttgtttatagtattaaatagtgcactataaagactgtccggatgaaaatgttcgcacgcaataccagggattttcgcagaaatttcacgtttgaatcgcattaatttagtcttagttattggcctacactttataatttgtctgcttttattgatagtatttaaaacagtaatatgttgaccacaatgatctgaccttaaattattaattatttttttatctaaaatgtcacaattgaaaaaaatattatctaagcaggatgctgaagttgcagttactccagtaggttcactaaaagtttgacacaaattaaaacatttacatgaataaccttccttacctagctgaggacaatcacggcatagtattgtttgctgatgatacatcattgatgtttaaaattaaacgacgTGAAAtaaatcttgacgatgtaaacatatgtctgtaagtagtacaatggtttgaagctaataacttaaaaaaaaacttccgctcttaacggaaaaaaaacgaagagtattaaattcacgtTACCGAattttaaacaagtaaaaaccattgtacaacttaataatgaggagttggatttggtggatacgacaatctttttaggaataacgtaagatgctaagcttcaatgaggcccacatataaataattttgcgaacagacttagttttgcagcatacgcggtaaaaaagattcgtcatatgacaaatatagaaactgctaggcttatgtattttagttattttcacagaattatgtcctatggcattttattatggggtaatgctgctgatatagattctattttcgtcctgcagaaaagggctgttcgtgcgatatataaaatgggccgaAGAGTGTCATTacgggataaatttaaagaagttaaaataatgacggtgcatagtcagtacatatatgaaaatttaatatatgtccataaaaatatatcagaatttaaaaagaaaatgaactgtaacaatataaatattagaagcaaaaataatctcgttgtgcagtttactaggctacacaaaattgcaaattctttcaagggcaattgtatattattttataacaaattaccaaatgaaatatttgagatgtctctcaatgagttaaaagtttatataaaacgtaagcttacagaaaaatcctgttataatattaaggattacttaaacgataaaaaagctgggtgtgaattgctctagcttcatagcttgtAGCAAATAGTATCCGATTAAGGCTATTCCTAGGTTTGATAAAAATAGccattacaaaacaattttgTGCGAAAATATTTAATGCACAGGCACGGCTAGTCtacgattttataaaaataaaataaaaattacatgtaCTGAATAGAAGAACACAGGAATACGAAACGAACGCGTGGAAGGGCTGCTTAACTCGTCACTCGCCACTTTGATCTTTTCCAAAAAAAGCAAAGCGAGTGAGAACTACTTAGTCGTGCAGCTCGAGTCAACGTGACCCGGCGACCGGCTTCTCTTCACCacagtttaatataatactacGTAACGCTCCCACACATATTATGGCATCTCATCGCCTGTCTGTCTAAAGTTTCGATTATCGAATTCCATGCTCATCACTATCCAATTATCAATGAGTAACACAGAATATGAAACtgacactaaataaataattagttatctGTGATCAACTTTACTTGCATTGTTTCACCTTTTTTTGAATTCGTAACTATTGTGAactgttgttattatttatttactcttgtctgagattgtaatttgtaatttatgaaACGATTAATGTAGTACcatttctttattaatactaTTCAGCGCTTCATGTGATTTAGTTAACTGATTGTGTAGTCTTAACTTCAGAGAATCCACATTATTACTTCTTCAGGTAAGTAGACAAGCTTATGTTTTTCactttatgtttaatatttggtTATTCAAACATGAATCGGTAAAATTGAACTAGCAGCCTCACCCAGTTGCGAAGATAGCCTTATGTACTAGTAATGATATACATGAAAAGCGCCTCAGGGTCACTACTGTTTTAGAGAAACCGATGCACATCACTGCGAAGTGCGCTCACCTAGCTTTACTTAAAAGTTAGCTTTATCACCATTTCCCCATAGCACCTTCACAGTGTtctgattaaaatttaaagaagtttttaaaaaaaagcctaaAAACTTGTTTGATCCACATTAACACTTCCCTTAGCTAAGGTGAACTTCCAACTCTATCATCTGACCATCTCCATAGTGACATATTATCATTTAGTCACTAAAGTTACTTAggtatgaaaaaattaaataaatggcaAAAGTTCATCTATGCACCTTGCCTTGTTAAATTTGCAGCTGTTAATTTCAGCAGAAAAACTTCAATAACTTTTTCTTACAAACTTGACATGCAAACATGTTTCAGCAAGTTTGTAACTTGAGATTGAGAGATTTCACTGGTAAACCTTTAACTTTCACTCCTACAACATAGAaagtaataaatgataaaatatttacaaaatttcaaGTGAATAAGGTAGCTTCATTTCAACTATTCCAAAAACAGAACAATAGAATGTTCTGAACATACCATTCAGCCAATCTGACGGTGGCATTTGGAGGTGGGCAGTGATAGTCAGTACAGGGTGTTCCAAGCTTTTTATTGGATCTCCCCGTTGCAGCATGGGCAGCTCGGGCGAGAACGACGCGGCCGCCGGCCTGAGCGCGGCGCAGCGCGCGCGCTCCGAGCGCAACCGTCAGCGCGCGCGCGCTCTGCGAGCCGCGCGCCCGCCGCCCGAGCCGTGAGTGCCCCGCGCGTGCGCCTGGCGCGCCCGCCGGCCGACCCGCAGCAGCTGTGTTGCAGGGCGGGCGCGGCGCCGGACTGCGGCGGCGGCTTCATACCGGTGCACGAGCCGGAGGCGAGCGCAGTGCCGGTTGCTGCCCCGGCGCCGCTGGTGCACCGCCTCGTGCAGCCGGCGTGCCTACAGTGCGGCGAGCGCTTCCCGCAGTCCTTCCTGCTCGACAACTTCGACTACAGCGTGTGCGACGCCTGCAGGTGGCCACACATGTTTTGACACCAGAACATGCATTTACCGTGTTGAGTGAGTTGATGGATCAGTCCTGATCCTCACACTCAAATAATACACAAGGAGAGTTTCTCAAATGCAAGCATCAAGAAACTTAATGCATTTTTAGATAAActtatgcaaaatattttttgattactCATCAGATTTTTAAAGCTAGGCTTAATATCCCACTTTGTAGTTCCAAATTGGCATTATCTCTGTTCCCTAACTGTTCAACATGAGCCTCCCTTCACATTTGATATCGCATCTTAGAGATGAGAAAATCTATTCATGAAAATGaggtacaatattatatatatacaaagggTGTGTTTGAGCCATCCTAACTGCAGGCCTTGGAAACCTATTTTTCTTttcaacttaattttaatttgaacaacAATATAACTCATGTGACAGTTTGTACTAGCAAGGTGAGAGTGACAGAAATGGTTTGGATTAAACTCTCACAGGTGCTTTCAAAAGACAAGACCAAGacctaaaaaaacctaaaaatagcTAAGATTCTACTTTGCTAATTGTAACATAAGTTATCTAATATTTGGCTATTCAACTTATGTAAAGAAGATATTAGACATTGTTTAGATACTGCTCAGACTATTGATATTTAACACTGGTTTATTTGGTAGCGACTACCAAACCCTACTATTTAATTTGGTATTAGACTccttatcatattattattattttgttcttaataataattataattaaattaatttttatttatttatagttccgGTAGTATGAGTGAGTGTTTCATTTGAGATCCTAGTTACTGGTTTAGACATGCTTCTGAATGTACAGtattacaaagaaaaattattattataatcgagAGTCGATTTATTgggtaaaaaaatgtaacaattcAAATGAAGACGCTCCGCAGGGACGACGCGGGCGCGCACGCGCTGCTGCCGCGCACGCAGGCCAAGAGCGACTTCCTGCTGCAGGACTGCGACCTGGACGCGCGCCCGCCGCCGCTGCGCGCGCTGGCCCGCCCCAACCCGCACCGCGCGCGCGCGCCGCCCATGCGCCTGTACCTGCGCGCGCAGCTCGAGCAGCGCGCGCGCGACGTGTGGGGCTCCGACGCCGCGCTGGAACTGGAGCGCGCCGCGCGCGTCGAGCGCCGCGAGCGCGCCGAGCGCACGGCGGCCGGGCGCCGTCTGCGCGCGCTGCGCATGGACGTGCGCTCCAGCCTGTTCGCGAGCGCGCGCGCGCCGCACGAGCACGAGTTCGGGCCCGAGGCGTACGACGCGCAGGCCGACGTGTACCGCCGCGAGTGCGCGTGCGGGCACGCGGAGACCTACGAGAAGATGTAGCGCGGGCGCCCGCGAGCTATTTGCCAActgttcttataaataaaaagattaaatcTAACCGGTGTCGCCCCATCCGTCTCCACGACACCACCGCCGGCAGGCGGCGCCGCGCGACCTCGCAGCGCCTACTGTGCATCGATTGTTGGTGTCGTGACGACGGATGATAAGTCTCATTTAAATAGTCTTTAAGTCTTCAGGTAGATCATTCTTAGggtgtttattttcaaaatgttgTTTGTAAGTTTTGGGGTCTGGCATCTGAGCCTGCAACAATATTCACAACTTGAGAATAAAACTTAACAGAGTTATgtagttttaagaaaataataaaatttgagcCACATACCTTACAGATTGCACAAACATGTACGAGCGCTTTCTGTGCAGCCTTTTTTTGATCCGTGGCACTGTGACCCTGTTGCTTTTTcagttttgatattttttctgCGGCTTTGGCCTGCGACTGCAGCTTCTGTTGTCCTCGAGCCATTATGCAAAGGATCTACAATATGAAACCAGTCAAGATAATTTACCAATTTCCAAAATGCTTACACAAGGCATTTGGGatatcaagtgatatttcattagACCTAGCAATTTTTGTAAATTCAAAAAAGTAacatcaatataatattaacctTTGCGCTGTGTCCAAAGTAGCATGGTTACTCATAGTGGATCTATTAGCTCCTAGGGTGGAGCATTTATTGGGTGGATAGATGCATGGCATGCACAGTGAAAGTTATAGAGATAGTCTATTTGCTTCATGTTATAATGTTCAATATACTAACCTGACCAAACTTACATATCCTTGTTTTTAAAAGTCAGTCATCATGAATATCCAGGCCAGTGAATATAACTTTAGAAATAGATATACCATTCAATTTATCTATGACTGATTAACAAATTAGCAATCGATATCAGTTTAgaggaaacaaaatatatataacttattacCTTTCCTGATTTGCTAAATTTAACACAAAGATATGGTATCTACCTATTACCTGATATTGTAAATACCGAAAACAACACGTCGACAATATCGACAATAGCTTTCATTAAACAATAAGATGATACATACCTCGGAGTACTTCAGACTGGTTAGGAAAGTTTTTAACGCTAACAGATGTGACTGGTCCCGAACACGAGAAAGTAAACTTGGCAATTATTTCCTAGCTCTACGTTGATTATTGACACTGGtggaaaatattttacaaatattgcttaaaactgaagatatatttttttatcgtaacCAATTAAACGTATACCTACAGCTTTTTTTACAGGGCAATTCTGTAATTACAATGCAGGTACAGTTTTAAGAAAataggtaattattattatccatATACTTTGGGTGGGTTGGTTATTGACATTTGACAGTTGCTGATTATAGAATATAGAGAAAGCACTGTCCTCTATAGGTATCATACTATAGAACTACCTCTATATATAGAACTAATTTAATGGGAAATCAAAGATCATACAAACGCCAAACACGGCTTTACCGTTtgcgatattaataataacgatATCCGAGCCTTTTctgatttcttatttttaaaaggatTCTTTTCATCGTTTGtgataatatgtaatattaaataaattgtttgggCCATGTTTGGCTTTGATATGTCCGGAATTGTTCCATTGTTATTTGTAAtcagtacataatttaaaattggaattatCCCTTTTACTCAATTTCTCAGACTTACTTTAATTAAAGTAtactatcttatatctttaaacgagcaattcctttgtatatatatatatatatatttggaatcggctccaacgattttcatgaaatttagtatacagggggttttgggggcgataaatcgagatctaggattcatttatatgaATCTCGGGGAAAAACTGCAAAAattatcctttttgagagattctgatgcgtgttATACGTCAacagtaaacgttacgccaaacgacggaagtatgagtaagtatatcggaattgttgtttctttaaagtttatactataaaacagtccgcgacaacatacgaatattttttcaagtcggca is part of the Pararge aegeria chromosome 2, ilParAegt1.1, whole genome shotgun sequence genome and encodes:
- the LOC120628167 gene encoding uncharacterized protein LOC120628167, which gives rise to MSAYLGNLQIFDHKTSEWQIFKGKLVQFLKINKVLDEESKIGVLLTHITDETYRLVRNLAYPHELDILSYAGLFALLDGHFKLRQCSFADKAKFYAACRSSGESLGDWAARLRGLATYCDFGNALETNLLDRFVLGLSSGPERDKLFEQKPSTLTLARAIELAEQAESAKKAKVSVSGSDAVQVKEEPVFRAKIQGRAGRAPPARRDRAGASGDDSANRRDSSRCKVWGLRNHGSGDKCRYKGYRCQKCGVKGHLKKVCSSVSSGVYHVGDDEPNEGRQVCEECENFNIRYVSDKPILVDLILGTLN
- the LOC120633790 gene encoding zinc finger protein 706-like; its protein translation is MARGQQKLQSQAKAAEKISKLKKQQGHSATDQKKAAQKALVHVCAICKAQMPDPKTYKQHFENKHPKNDLPEDLKTI
- the LOC120633780 gene encoding DNA repair protein complementing XP-A cells homolog, encoding MRLYLRAQLEQRARDVWGSDAALELERAARVERRERAERTAAGRRLRALRMDVRSSLFASARAPHEHEFGPEAYDAQADVYRRECACGHAETYEKM